In a genomic window of Wyeomyia smithii strain HCP4-BCI-WySm-NY-G18 chromosome 1, ASM2978416v1, whole genome shotgun sequence:
- the LOC129717322 gene encoding m7GpppX diphosphatase-like → MPSTARKGKQTVAWGVERRVSMVKDGVNNPTSRSYDLAGVVPVRNLNNNSTHKSVSLLGHFLILTTSRRTCRKNSESVQSSATGVIAAVERSFSSSTSQLRTEFVNDTYGNFLCVADPEVNQIKVTIIYPATERHIVKFSTQKRYLVEETAQDYETVTLPHIQKEQLSLEWLYNILEHRKEKDRIVFEDPSEEIGFILLPDLEWDGKTLEQLYLLALVRQRGIKSLRDLNATHLPLLKNIQTRGIEVIKTRYGINADQLRIYIHYKPTFYHPHVHFPYLKHDPPGIYCEKSHLLTSVIGNIELLPDHYRKVTLSCVLSETDKLNVKFKAAKSKLNEPDDTTTNR, encoded by the exons atgcccagtacagcGCGAAAAGGAAAGCAGACGGTTGCGTGGGGAGtcgaacggcgggtgtctatggtgaAAGATGGAGTGAACAATCCAACCAGCCGTAGCTACGATTTGGCAGGCGTCGTACCTGTTCGCAACCTGAACAATAACAGTACACACAAGAGCGTTTCACTGTTGGGGCATTTT CTAATTCTGACGACGTCACGACGAACTTGTCGGAAGAACAGTGAAAGTGTGCAAAGTAGTGCAACTGGTGTTATAGCAGCCGTCGAAAGAAGTTTTTCCTCATCCACGTCCCAACTGAGGACGGAATTTGTTAATGATACCTACGGAAATTTTTTGTGCGTTGCTGATCCGGAAGTAAATCAAATCAAGGTGACAATCATATATCCCGCTACTGAGAGGCATATTGTGAAATTTTCCACCCAAAAAAGATATTTGGTGGAAGAAACTGCCCAAGATTATGAAACCGTGACATTGCCTCATATACAAAAGGAGCAGCTAAGCTTAGAGTGGCTTTACAATATACTAGAGCATCGGAAAGAGAAGGATCGCATAGTTTTTGAGGATCCGTCAGAGGAAATTGGCTTCATATTGTTGCCGGATTTAGAATGGGATGGGAAAACATTGGAACAACTTTATCTACTCGCTTTAGTGCGCCAGCGAGGTATCAAGTCATTGCGGGATCTAAACGCTACTCATTTACCAttgctgaaaaatattcaaacacgTGGCATTGAAGTAATTAAAACACGTTACGGAATTAACGCTGATCAACTACGAATCTACATTCACTATAAACCCACATTTTACCACCCACACGTGCATTTCCCATATCTGAAGCACGACCCACCGGGTATTTATTGCGAGAAAAGTCACCTTCTAACATCGGTTATTGGGAATATCGAACTGCTACCAGACCATTACCGGAAAGTGACACTCTCTTGCGTTTTAAGTGAAACTGATAAATTGAACGTCAAATTT